In Gossypium arboreum isolate Shixiya-1 chromosome 5, ASM2569848v2, whole genome shotgun sequence, a single genomic region encodes these proteins:
- the LOC108451823 gene encoding probable isoaspartyl peptidase/L-asparaginase 2 — MGAWAIAVHGGAGVDPNLPKERQEEAKRLLTRCLDIGISALRSNLPAIDVVELVVRELETDPLFNSGRGSALTENGTVEMEASIMDGPKRRCGAVSGLTTVKNPVSLARLVMEKSPHSYLAFSGAEEFAKKQGVEMVDNEYFITEDNVGMLKLAKEANSILFDYRIPAVGTCGAGAAMDSPLQMNGLPISVYAPETVGCVVVDKQGRCAAATSTGGLMNKMSGRIGDSPLIGSGTYASELCGVSCTGEGEAIIRSTLAREVSAVMEYKRLNLHEAVDYVIKNRLDEGKAGLIAVSKDGEVACGFNTTGMFRGCATEDGFMEVGVW, encoded by the exons ATGGGAGCCTGGGCAATCGCAGTGCATGGTGGTGCTGGCGTCGACCCTAATCTCCCTAAAGAAAGACAAGAGGAGGCTAAAAGACTCCTCACTCGTTGCCTTGATATTGGAATCTCTGCTCTCCGCTCTAACCTCCCCGCCATTGACGTTGTTGAGCTTGTC GTGAGAGAATTGGAAACCGATCCTCTGTTTAACTCCGGGCGTGGATCTGCCCTGACGGAGAATGGAACGGTGGAAATGGAAGCCAGTATTATGGATGGTCCGAAAAGGCGGTGCGGTGCCGTTTCCGGGTTAACCACCGTTAAGAACCCAGTTTCCCTTGCCCGACTTGTAATGGAAAAATCACCACATTCGTATCTGGCCTTTTCAGGTGCCGAAGAGTTTGCCAAGAAACAG GGCGTGGAGATGGTGGACAACGAATACTTTATTACCGAAGATAATGTCGGGATGCTCAAGTTGGCAAAAGAGGCCAACTCTATCCTG TTTGATTATCGTATCCCGGCTGTTGGCACCTGTGGAGCCGGTGCCGCCATGGACAGCCCTTTGCAGATGAATGGGCTGCCAATCAGTGTCTACGCTCCGGAGACAGTCGGATGCGTGGTGGTTGACAAGCAAGGCCGATGTGCTGCCGCCACCTCCACAGGTGGGCTCATGAACAAGATGAGTGGAAGGATCGGTGATTCACCACTAATAGGATCGGGGACCTACGCATCTGAGTTATGCGGAGTGTCGTGCACCGGCGAAGGGGAAGCAATCATCCGGAGCACACTGGCGAGGGAAGTGTCTGCAGTGATGGAATACAAAAGGTTGAATCTGCATGAGGCGGTGGATTATGTGATAAAGAATAGGTTAGATGAAGGCAAAGCGGGGCTGATCGCGGTCTCCAAGGACGGTGAAGTGGCATGTGGGTTTAACACCACCGGGATGTTTAGGGGCTGTGCCACTGAGGATGGGTTCATGGAGGTGGGTGTCTGGTGA